The region GCGAGACGGTTCAGCGTGGACACGCCGCGGCTTCCAGTTGCCGGGCCTCCGAGGAAACATCCGTGCCGGCCTGGGCCAAGCCGTCGGCATAGGCCGTCAGCGCTTCGATGACTGTGAACGCACACGGCGTCGGCTCGGGAATGGCGACGCCGCGCTGTCTCAGCACGGGCACGAAGTCCTTTGCCCATTCTTCAGCGGTCAGCGCAACGCTATAGCTGCGCGCGGCGTCCAGCGTCGATTCCAGCAACTCAGCGGGCTGGCCGCGCCGCACGCGATACCGTGCCGAGAAACCGGCCCAGGTGGGATTCTCGACGCTGGAGATATACGCCGCGAGATACGCCGCCAGGTCCGCCCCCGTTACGGAGACCGTGACGACATCGAACGTCCACGGCGCGCAAACGCGAAACAGCGCGTTTACGTCCAGGCCGCCCCGCGGCAGGCTGCCGCGCACATTCCGGTCCGTCATGCAAAAGCCGGTCTCCGCGCCCGCCTTCGCGCGCAGCGCTTCCGCAATGAGAAAAGACACCCTGCTCAAACCGACCTCCGCGGACGCATATCCTATCGGACGACTGGCCTCCGGGCAGACTTCCCGCTCCCGTTCCCGCACCCACGCCGCGAACGCGGCATCGGGCGGAATCACGCTATCCTGCATGGAAACAGCCTGGCCCGAAAACGAGACTACTTCCTCGGTTTCGAGGTCGAGCGTCAATTCCAATCGGCCCACGTATTGCGCGCAGCAGCCCGCCTCGACGATCAGCGCGCCGGTCCGCTCGACACGCTTGGGCTCGAACAGCACCGCATGCTTGTGCGCAGCGACGAATACATCCACGGCAGGCGCGGCCTCGGATAGCGCCACGCAATCGTTGACCCCTTCATGCACGACCGCGACAATGAGATGCGCCTCCGGCTCGATGCGCGCCGCTTCCTCCGCCAGGGCCTTTTTGCTGAATTCAAAGCCGGGGATTTCCGGGCGCTTTTCCCGGCGTGTCACGCCGATCACGCCCACCTTCACGCCGTCCACGTCGAATATCCGCGATGCGGGATAACGCGTCGCGCCATCTTCCCGCAGCAAGTTCGCGCACAGGAACGGCGTCCCCAGCAGGTCGCGGCGCCGGTCCAGTTCCGGCAGGTCCAGGTTCACGTCGTGATTGCCGGGCACAGCGGCCGTGTAGCCGATGCGGCGCATGGCCTCGTACATGATGACCCCTTCCGTCGCATACGAAACCATGTCGCCCTTCTCCGTCACATCGCCCGCATCCAGCAGGATGACGTCGGCGCGCTCCGCCCGGACCGCCGCAACATAGGCGGCCACATAGGGCAGGCCACCCTCGCCGTTGTAGCCCGGCCGGATATGGTCGTGCACATCGTTCGTGTGCAACAGGCATACCGTGTCCGTCGCCGGGTAGGCCGCCGCCGGGCACAGCGTCAGCAACGCGCAGGAGAAGAGCAAAACGCACAGTCTCATCCACGGTTCCTTTACGGCATCCCCCCTTCTCGCATGTTTGGGCACTTCTTGCGCTCCTTCTCCGTTCTGGGACCTGTCATTTCGCGCACGCTCGCAGCGGCGCCTTCGCACATCTGACCGCTTGGGCATTCCTGCCGGATTCACTATAATCGCGCCTTATTGGCCCAGCGACCGAAACCCCAAATCACGCCATACGGTCTAAAATGCGCTGGATGTGGGTCTTTGCGCGGACGGAACCGTCCGATTTTGGGGGGAAACGCCAAAACCGGGGCGGCATACAAGGCCCGAATCGGGCCATGACGCTCAAAGAGAGGATGTGCAGACATGACAGAGAAACTGAGCAGACGAGCTTTCCTTGCGGCAACCACGACCACGGCCGCGGCGGCGTTCATCCCGCTGCGGGTCAACACGGCCCAAGTCGTCCCCGGCAAACTTTCCCCCAACGAGAAGATGCGCATCGCGGGCATCGGCGTGGGCGGCAAGGGCCTCAACGACATCATGTCGTGCCGGCGCGAAAACGTGGTCGCGTTGTGCGACGTCGACTGGAAGAACGCGGAAGAGGCGTTCTACCGGCTGAAAGACGCGAAGAAATACAAAGACTACCGCAAGATGCTCGAAGAAATGGGGGACCAGATCGACGGCTGCACGATCTCGACGCCCGACCACACCCATGCGCCCGCCGCGTACATGGCCATGAAGCTCGGCAAGCATGTCTACGTGCAGAAGCCCCTCACCCACACCATCGCGGAAGCGCGCCTGCTCTCCAAGGTAGCGCGCGAGACCGGCGTCACGACCCAGATGGGCAACCAGGGCCACTGCGGCGACGGCGTCCGCGAATTGTGCGAAATGATTTGGGCGGGTGCCATCGGCACGGTGAAAGAAGCGCATATCTGGACCAACCGGCCCATATGGCCGCAGGGCATCGCGGACCCGCTCCCGGAACAGCCCGTGCCCGAAACGATGGACTGGGACCTGTGGCTCAGCGCGGCGCCGTTCCGCCCCTATAATGAGAAATACGCGCCGTTCAACTGGCGCGGCTGGTGGGATTTCGGCTGTGGGGCCATCGGCGACATGGCCTGCCACATCATGGACCCGGCCTTCTGGGCCTTGAAGCTGTACGAGGCCAAGTCGTATTCCGTCGAGGTCGTCACCCAGGAGGGCATCACCGGACAGTGCCCGCCGAACAAGTCGACCATCAAGTACCAGTTCCCGGCCCGGGGCGACATGGGCCCCGTCGACGTCTACTGGTACGACGGCGGGATGAAGCCGGAACGCCCCGCGGACATCCCCGAAGGACAGAAGCTCGGCAATGGCGACAACGGTTCGCTCTACATCGGCACGGACGGCTGCGCCACCGCCGGCGAGTACGGCGACGAAGCGCGCCTGCTGCCCGACGAGCGCATGAAGGACTATGCGCGCCCGCCAGAGACCATTAAGCGCGTACGCGGCCAGAATCCTTATTTCAACTGGATCCGCGCCTGCAAGGGCGAGGACGAAGCCGCGTCCCACTTCGACTACGCCGGCCCGCTCACCGAAGTCGCCAACATGGGCAACGTCGCCCTGCGCGCCGGCCAGCGCATCGAGTTCGACGTCGAAGCGATGAAGGTCACCAACGCCGAAAACGCGAATCAGTGGCTCACCAAGGCCTACCGCCAAGGCTGGGAACTGCCGGTCTGACAAGCATCACCCAATCACGTTCTGCGTACGACGCGGACGGGTCGCTCGTCCGCGTCGTTCTTTTTGCATGGTCTATCATGTGAGATCCGTTTCACGTCCCCATGATTTGCAGGGGACCCCGCAGTGTATCGTTCCTGTCGCATGGCGTTGTGGGCTTCTACCGGGGTCGCGGGTCGTCTCAATGTGACCGAATCGAAAAGAAAAGCCCATGACAAACCTCTCCGGCAGACGTCGTTTCGGTTGGAGCCTCGCTCTGTTCCCATTTGTCTTTCCGCTTACCATAGGAATCGTGTCTATCTTGATGAGCAGGCAGGCGGCCAAGGCTGCNNNNNNNNNNNNNNNNNNNNNNNNNNNNNNNNNNNNNNNNNNNNNNNNNNNNNNNNNNNNNNNNNNNNNNNNNNNNNNNNNNNNNNNNNNNNNNNNNNNNAAAAGCCCATGACAAACCTCTCCGGCAGACGTCGTTTCGGTTGGAGCCTCGCTCTGTTCCCATTTGTCTTTCCGCTTACCATAGGAATCGTGTCTATCTTGATGAGCAGGCAGGCGGCCAAGGCTGCGGAGACGCGACTCGAAATAAAGACATGGGCAACCGATTGAGCCGCCACGTTCGCCTGTATGGGACCGTGAGCAAGGCGTCCAGCGGCTGTACACGCTCAACGAGGATTAGGATTCACTCCCCCGTTGGCCCGGAGGGACACCCACCCCGTCGTGCAAGACAGGCAGCCTTCCGGCTGCTCTTGCGGATGCTCCGACGCCATTGGAGAAGCGCCCTATCGCGACGGCTGGACACTGTGAAGCCCTCTCCCGGCAAAAGCCGGAAGGGGCGTGCTTATCAATCCTTGATGACCAGCGCCCCCTTCGCGGGCAGGGCCGGGAAGGGATTGTGCGGCTCGATCTGGTACCAGTAAGCGACGGAGGCGAGGTCGTCCTGGAGGGGCAGGTAGCGCCCTTCGCTCTGCCAGCCCAGGCTCTGGATGGTCACGCGCAGGTCCTTCTCGAAGCGCACGGGGTCGGTGATGTGCCAGCGGTATTCGCCGATGCGGCGCTGTTCGCCCTTGAAGGGGACGTGATAGAACCCCGTGTAGGGACTCGTGAAACTCTCGTAGGAATAGACGCCGTCCTTTTCGCGCTCGTTGTAGCCGTAGGAGCCGCAGAAGTAGTCCTCTTCGCCTGTGCCGCAGATCGTGGGAAATTCGGTGTCTCCGTCTATATAGAACTTGATCTCGCCTTCGCCCCACCATCCGGGGCTATTCGCGCCGTGCGCAAGATAGGTGCCGACATACTGGCCGCGGCCCTGGATGCCGTCGACGATGGTGTACACGTCCTTATACGGCAGCGGGTTCACGCGGCGGAACTGTGCGTGGAAGTACGGCGTGCCTTCCGCCACCGCTTCGAGCGAATAGTCGATTTGGTAGTAGACCGTGGCGCGCTTCTCGCCCTGATTCTCCATCGTCACGCGGCAGCCCTGCCGGAACGGCATCTGCCAATAGGAATTGAAGCCGCTGCGCGGATTCACGCAGACCGCCAGCGATGTGATCCGCGGCTCGCTGCCCATACCCCAGCCCGCGGCGAAGAAGTCGCCCACCGGGACTTCGACCGACGGCTGCTCTTCGCCGTCCCAGTAGAAGCGCAAGATCATGAGGCGGTAATCGCCGACCGGCGTCATCCAGATGTGGTTGATAACGCCTGAACCCTGGATTTCGCCCAACGTGAACGTCGTGCCCGGCTCGATGTGGACATACGGGTTCACTTTCCAGCCCTGGCCCAGTTCACGCGCCGCACGTGCCGCGTTGCCCTCCTCGAGCGTCGCCATGCCGCCCTTGCCCTTTTCGCCGGTGAAATTCTCCGGGCTGATGGACCGTGTCTGCGCGTCCTTGAGCTGATACAGGTTGCTCATGGCGGCGGCCTGCGCGTGCGCGGAGGGCATGCAAAAAACCACCAGGAGTAGAGATAGAATCACTATGCCTGCGTTCATGATGCGTCAGTCTCCCTGATTTGGAGTTAACTTGATCGCGCCTAGGATAACTCCCTCCCGTACTCTATCACAATCGCGGCGTCCGCTCGTGTGGCGCGCAGTGGAAGGCCGCTTTCCATCAAGTCCTTGCCCGTCATGTGGAGCGTTTCGGGCCGGTCCCAGTTCGCAATCACGTAATACGCTTCCGCATCGAGTCCGCGCAGACGCACCGTGAAGTCTTCCCGGCCCTGCGTGTCGCCGCAAAAGGCCTGAACGATACCCCTCCCACTCTCGGTGTCATTGAATTGCCAGGCAAGCCACGCCGCACGGTCGGTGCTCCACGGGGTGAGCGGGTAGTAGTCGGCGGCATACAGGGGGCGCACTTTCAGGTAACGTTCGAGGTGCGCGCGCAGCGCTTCGATTGCGGCAGGGTCCCGGAAATGGATGGCGTAACTCGCGCATGCGCCCATGCCGCTGCGCAGCGCGGCGGTGTCCGTGCTGGCCGCGCCCAGGCCATGCAGCGGGAGCCATAGCGAGAGGCCGTGCGACATCGCTTGCACATTGTGCGGGAAATCCTTCGAGTCCCAGCAACTGTCGCTGCGCCAGAGGGGAACGCTGCGCC is a window of Candidatus Hydrogenedentota bacterium DNA encoding:
- a CDS encoding metallophosphoesterase, with the protein product MRLCVLLFSCALLTLCPAAAYPATDTVCLLHTNDVHDHIRPGYNGEGGLPYVAAYVAAVRAERADVILLDAGDVTEKGDMVSYATEGVIMYEAMRRIGYTAAVPGNHDVNLDLPELDRRRDLLGTPFLCANLLREDGATRYPASRIFDVDGVKVGVIGVTRREKRPEIPGFEFSKKALAEEAARIEPEAHLIVAVVHEGVNDCVALSEAAPAVDVFVAAHKHAVLFEPKRVERTGALIVEAGCCAQYVGRLELTLDLETEEVVSFSGQAVSMQDSVIPPDAAFAAWVREREREVCPEASRPIGYASAEVGLSRVSFLIAEALRAKAGAETGFCMTDRNVRGSLPRGGLDVNALFRVCAPWTFDVVTVSVTGADLAAYLAAYISSVENPTWAGFSARYRVRRGQPAELLESTLDAARSYSVALTAEEWAKDFVPVLRQRGVAIPEPTPCAFTVIEALTAYADGLAQAGTDVSSEARQLEAAACPR
- a CDS encoding DUF2961 domain-containing protein, which codes for MNAGIVILSLLLVVFCMPSAHAQAAAMSNLYQLKDAQTRSISPENFTGEKGKGGMATLEEGNAARAARELGQGWKVNPYVHIEPGTTFTLGEIQGSGVINHIWMTPVGDYRLMILRFYWDGEEQPSVEVPVGDFFAAGWGMGSEPRITSLAVCVNPRSGFNSYWQMPFRQGCRVTMENQGEKRATVYYQIDYSLEAVAEGTPYFHAQFRRVNPLPYKDVYTIVDGIQGRGQYVGTYLAHGANSPGWWGEGEIKFYIDGDTEFPTICGTGEEDYFCGSYGYNEREKDGVYSYESFTSPYTGFYHVPFKGEQRRIGEYRWHITDPVRFEKDLRVTIQSLGWQSEGRYLPLQDDLASVAYWYQIEPHNPFPALPAKGALVIKD
- a CDS encoding Gfo/Idh/MocA family oxidoreductase, which translates into the protein MTEKLSRRAFLAATTTTAAAAFIPLRVNTAQVVPGKLSPNEKMRIAGIGVGGKGLNDIMSCRRENVVALCDVDWKNAEEAFYRLKDAKKYKDYRKMLEEMGDQIDGCTISTPDHTHAPAAYMAMKLGKHVYVQKPLTHTIAEARLLSKVARETGVTTQMGNQGHCGDGVRELCEMIWAGAIGTVKEAHIWTNRPIWPQGIADPLPEQPVPETMDWDLWLSAAPFRPYNEKYAPFNWRGWWDFGCGAIGDMACHIMDPAFWALKLYEAKSYSVEVVTQEGITGQCPPNKSTIKYQFPARGDMGPVDVYWYDGGMKPERPADIPEGQKLGNGDNGSLYIGTDGCATAGEYGDEARLLPDERMKDYARPPETIKRVRGQNPYFNWIRACKGEDEAASHFDYAGPLTEVANMGNVALRAGQRIEFDVEAMKVTNAENANQWLTKAYRQGWELPV